The Primulina huaijiensis isolate GDHJ02 chromosome 12, ASM1229523v2, whole genome shotgun sequence genome has a window encoding:
- the LOC140989645 gene encoding uncharacterized protein isoform X4 → MILSSVNLLVLSLWPAFVPVHDPSRKAYIGIQNMGTVFTRRFEADRIGSQVPIKLMHLEGLYELFISKFSIFPNTYRKAYTAVDLSMHNFEVQFKMKLTYRTPISDEEDEVQEFEAGGTESSESLKSDNHGKTQWDDDRPWSQWYSAENPVKGFHLLAIWSELTAESSLDMAELENASPLEADKWFLKPIFSQNLDVSGGNTIGFASQLRLLVRALEMSMDAQFVEDFVSGSETLKSSEVVPPPTVLDRVLKDLFHEVAGAQLDLSLGEHRNSQAVKGAALESLFAQFCLHALWFGNCGIRAIAVLWIEFVREVRWCWEESQPLPRMPVNGTIDLSTCLINQKLHMLAICINKKCQQDKGNDVGGSGDSDTVHEDILVPRDFSSSHDVDEGVERKKDRKHSSGVPVPMMLLKSCKSMHAPITQDPPPMTEDMHEERLQAAQALGDSFNFSAQLEKDILASDMSAFKASNPDSAFEDFIRWHSPKDWENDARMEHNQVSQSNTNQGSAVEWPPCGRLSERMSDHGNLWRKIWNEALPLNASQQKPLLDPNREGEKVLHYLETLKPHQLLQQVICTAFRAAADTVNQTSFGGLEHMTTKIGQLYITMGSILKYLQTHDLIGDDVIEDLTRLCTTFEHVEKLILVAASLHHKFLESPHLTQAIFNDYYDYYLPKMGTGSVQVDTKKDFDKKQQIRSSDRNVVVNMFPPPTANQSWRKVLSMGNLLNGHEPILREIIFSKRDRVEGSYYAAGTPKVYQQDVETYRMYVCATSNDLGVALAVASCD, encoded by the exons ATGATATTATCATCAGTGAATTTATTGGTATTAAG CCTGTGGCCAGCATTTGTTCCAGTTCACGATCCTTCACGCAAAGCCTACATCGGTATTCAAAATATGGGAACAGTTTTTACTAGAAGATTTGAAGCTGACCGCATTGGTAGCCAAGTTCCAATAAAGCTTATGCATTTGGAAGGATTATATGAGCTTTTCATTTCTAAATTC TCCATCTTTCCAAACACATACCGGAAGGCCTATACTGCTGTGGACTTGTCAATGCATAATTTTGAAGTCCAATTTAAGATGAAGTTAACCTACAGAACCCCTATTTCTGATGAGGAAGATGAAGTGCAAGAATTTGAAGCCGGAGGCACAGAATCCAGTGAAAGTCTTAAGAGTGACAACCATGGAAAAACTCAATGGGATGATGACCGTCCTTGGAGTCAGTGGTACTCGGCGGAGAACCCTGTCAAAG GATTTCATCTGCTTGCAATATGGTCTGAGTTAACAGCTGAAAGTTCTCTGGATATGGCTGAATTGGAAAATGCGTCGCCTTTGGAAGCTGACAAGTGGTTCTTGAAACcaattttttcccaaaatct TGATGTTTCTGGTGGAAACACCATTGGATTTGCATCACAACTGCGCCTTCTGGTTAGGGCATTGGAAATGTCAATGGATGCTCAATTTGTGGAAGATTTTGTGTCAG GTTCTGAAACTTTGAAGTCATCAGAAGTTGTGCCTCCCCCAACAGTTCTTGATCGTGTGCTAAAAGATCTATTTCATGAAG TTGCGGGAGCTCAATTGGATTTATCTTTGGGGGAGCATAGAAATTCGCAAGCTGTTAAAGGCGCTGCTCTTGAATCACTATTTGCACAGTTCTGTTTACATGCCCTTTGGTTTGGCAATTGTGGTATACGTG CAATTGCTGTACTCTGGATAGAGTTTGTAAGGGAGGTTCGGTGGTGTTGGGAAGAATCACAGCCACTTCCAAGAATGCCAGTCAATGGCACAATTGACTTATCTACCTGCTTGATCAATCAGAAATTGCACATG CTTGCAATATGCATCAATAAGAAATGTCAACAAGATAAAGGCAATGATGTTGGTGGAAGTGGTGATTCCGATACTGTTCAT GAAGATATTTTGGTTCCAAGGGATTTTTCTTCTTCTCATGATGTTGACGAAGGCGttgaaaggaaaaaagacaG AAAGCATTCAAGTGGAGTTCCCGTGCCTATGATGCTTTTGAAATCATGCAAGAGTATGCATGCTCCAATAACACAG GATCCACCTCCTATGACTGAAGATATGCATGAAGAACGACTACAGGCTGCTCAAGCCTTGGGTGATTCATTT AATTTCTCTGCTCAACTTGAGAAAGATATCCTGGCATCAG ACATGTCTGCATTCAAGGCTTCTAATCCAGATTCCGCCTTCGAAGATTTCATCCGGTGGCATTCACCTAAAGATTGGGAGAATGATGCTAGAATGGAACATAATCAGGTGTCTCAAAGTAATACAAATCAAGGGTCAGCGGTCGAGTGGCCTCCTTGTGGAAGACTATCGGAGCGAATGTCAGATCATGGAAACTTGTGGAGAAAGATCTGGAATGAAGCTCTGCCTTTAAATGCTTCCCAACAAAAGCCACTGCTAGATCCAAATAGAGAAGGAGAAAAG GTTCTTCATTATTTGGAGACGCTTAAACCGCACCAACTGCTGCAACAAGTAATCTGTACTGCTTTCAGAGCAGCAGCTGACACTGTTAATCAGACTTCATTTGGTGGCTTGGAGCACATGACCACAAAAATCGGACAGTTGTATATTACCATGGGATCGATTCTAAAATATCTGCAAA CGCACGATTTGATTGGTGATGATGTTATAGAAGACCTCACACGATTGTGTACGACCTTTGAACACGTTGAGAAGTTAATTTTAGTAGCAGCATCTCTTCACCACAAATTCTTGGAATCCCCACACCTTACCCAAGCAATTTTTAATGATTACTACGATTACTATCTCCCTAAAATGGGAACCGGCTCTGTGCAAGTTGATACCAAGAAG GATTTTGACAAGAAGCAACAAATAAGATCAAGCGACAGAAATGTGGTCGTCAACATGTTCCCTCCACCAACTGCAAACCAGTCGTGGAGGAAAGTTTTGAGCATGGGAAATCTCCTCAATGGCCACGAACCCATCTTGAGGGAGATAATTTTTTCCAAACGTGATCGGGTCGAGGGAAGCTACTATGCTGCAGGTACACCTAAGGTTTATCAACAAGATGTTGAAACTTACAGAATGTATGTATGTGCAACCTCAAATGATCTTGGGGTTGCTCTCGCTGTTGCCTCTTGTGACTAA
- the LOC140989645 gene encoding uncharacterized protein isoform X6, with translation MGTVFTRRFEADRIGSQVPIKLMHLEGLYELFISKFSIFPNTYRKAYTAVDLSMHNFEVQFKMKLTYRTPISDEEDEVQEFEAGGTESSESLKSDNHGKTQWDDDRPWSQWYSAENPVKGFHLLAIWSELTAESSLDMAELENASPLEADKWFLKPIFSQNLDVSGGNTIGFASQLRLLVRALEMSMDAQFVEDFVSGSETLKSSEVVPPPTVLDRVLKDLFHEVAGAQLDLSLGEHRNSQAVKGAALESLFAQFCLHALWFGNCGIRAIAVLWIEFVREVRWCWEESQPLPRMPVNGTIDLSTCLINQKLHMLAICINKKCQQDKGNDVGGSGDSDTVHEDILVPRDFSSSHDVDEGVERKKDRKHSSGVPVPMMLLKSCKSMHAPITQDPPPMTEDMHEERLQAAQALGDSFNFSAQLEKDILASDMSAFKASNPDSAFEDFIRWHSPKDWENDARMEHNQVSQSNTNQGSAVEWPPCGRLSERMSDHGNLWRKIWNEALPLNASQQKPLLDPNREGEKVLHYLETLKPHQLLQQVICTAFRAAADTVNQTSFGGLEHMTTKIGQLYITMGSILKYLQTHDLIGDDVIEDLTRLCTTFEHVEKLILVAASLHHKFLESPHLTQAIFNDYYDYYLPKMGTGSVQVDTKKDFDKKQQIRSSDRNVVVNMFPPPTANQSWRKVLSMGNLLNGHEPILREIIFSKRDRVEGSYYAAGTPKVYQQDVETYRMYVCATSNDLGVALAVASCD, from the exons ATGGGAACAGTTTTTACTAGAAGATTTGAAGCTGACCGCATTGGTAGCCAAGTTCCAATAAAGCTTATGCATTTGGAAGGATTATATGAGCTTTTCATTTCTAAATTC TCCATCTTTCCAAACACATACCGGAAGGCCTATACTGCTGTGGACTTGTCAATGCATAATTTTGAAGTCCAATTTAAGATGAAGTTAACCTACAGAACCCCTATTTCTGATGAGGAAGATGAAGTGCAAGAATTTGAAGCCGGAGGCACAGAATCCAGTGAAAGTCTTAAGAGTGACAACCATGGAAAAACTCAATGGGATGATGACCGTCCTTGGAGTCAGTGGTACTCGGCGGAGAACCCTGTCAAAG GATTTCATCTGCTTGCAATATGGTCTGAGTTAACAGCTGAAAGTTCTCTGGATATGGCTGAATTGGAAAATGCGTCGCCTTTGGAAGCTGACAAGTGGTTCTTGAAACcaattttttcccaaaatct TGATGTTTCTGGTGGAAACACCATTGGATTTGCATCACAACTGCGCCTTCTGGTTAGGGCATTGGAAATGTCAATGGATGCTCAATTTGTGGAAGATTTTGTGTCAG GTTCTGAAACTTTGAAGTCATCAGAAGTTGTGCCTCCCCCAACAGTTCTTGATCGTGTGCTAAAAGATCTATTTCATGAAG TTGCGGGAGCTCAATTGGATTTATCTTTGGGGGAGCATAGAAATTCGCAAGCTGTTAAAGGCGCTGCTCTTGAATCACTATTTGCACAGTTCTGTTTACATGCCCTTTGGTTTGGCAATTGTGGTATACGTG CAATTGCTGTACTCTGGATAGAGTTTGTAAGGGAGGTTCGGTGGTGTTGGGAAGAATCACAGCCACTTCCAAGAATGCCAGTCAATGGCACAATTGACTTATCTACCTGCTTGATCAATCAGAAATTGCACATG CTTGCAATATGCATCAATAAGAAATGTCAACAAGATAAAGGCAATGATGTTGGTGGAAGTGGTGATTCCGATACTGTTCAT GAAGATATTTTGGTTCCAAGGGATTTTTCTTCTTCTCATGATGTTGACGAAGGCGttgaaaggaaaaaagacaG AAAGCATTCAAGTGGAGTTCCCGTGCCTATGATGCTTTTGAAATCATGCAAGAGTATGCATGCTCCAATAACACAG GATCCACCTCCTATGACTGAAGATATGCATGAAGAACGACTACAGGCTGCTCAAGCCTTGGGTGATTCATTT AATTTCTCTGCTCAACTTGAGAAAGATATCCTGGCATCAG ACATGTCTGCATTCAAGGCTTCTAATCCAGATTCCGCCTTCGAAGATTTCATCCGGTGGCATTCACCTAAAGATTGGGAGAATGATGCTAGAATGGAACATAATCAGGTGTCTCAAAGTAATACAAATCAAGGGTCAGCGGTCGAGTGGCCTCCTTGTGGAAGACTATCGGAGCGAATGTCAGATCATGGAAACTTGTGGAGAAAGATCTGGAATGAAGCTCTGCCTTTAAATGCTTCCCAACAAAAGCCACTGCTAGATCCAAATAGAGAAGGAGAAAAG GTTCTTCATTATTTGGAGACGCTTAAACCGCACCAACTGCTGCAACAAGTAATCTGTACTGCTTTCAGAGCAGCAGCTGACACTGTTAATCAGACTTCATTTGGTGGCTTGGAGCACATGACCACAAAAATCGGACAGTTGTATATTACCATGGGATCGATTCTAAAATATCTGCAAA CGCACGATTTGATTGGTGATGATGTTATAGAAGACCTCACACGATTGTGTACGACCTTTGAACACGTTGAGAAGTTAATTTTAGTAGCAGCATCTCTTCACCACAAATTCTTGGAATCCCCACACCTTACCCAAGCAATTTTTAATGATTACTACGATTACTATCTCCCTAAAATGGGAACCGGCTCTGTGCAAGTTGATACCAAGAAG GATTTTGACAAGAAGCAACAAATAAGATCAAGCGACAGAAATGTGGTCGTCAACATGTTCCCTCCACCAACTGCAAACCAGTCGTGGAGGAAAGTTTTGAGCATGGGAAATCTCCTCAATGGCCACGAACCCATCTTGAGGGAGATAATTTTTTCCAAACGTGATCGGGTCGAGGGAAGCTACTATGCTGCAGGTACACCTAAGGTTTATCAACAAGATGTTGAAACTTACAGAATGTATGTATGTGCAACCTCAAATGATCTTGGGGTTGCTCTCGCTGTTGCCTCTTGTGACTAA